The window ATCGAGGTGTGGCCACCGACCAGCAGGCGGCGCAGTTCCTCGGGCTTGAGCTCATGGGCCTTGAGGCCTTCGCGCTCGAGGTTGTTGAACAGTTCGCGCTGGCGCAGGCAGGTGCCGTTCTTCTGGTAGTGCTCCAGATCCAGCTCGCCCTGATAGGCGAAGAACTGGTGGCCGAAGCCGCCGCCCGGGCCGCGGCCGGCCACGCCGATCACGTGCGGGCCGTGGGGCAGGGCGACTTCGACGAGGATGTAGCTGGTGTCCGTGGCGAAGTAGAACTTGCGCGACTGCTCGAGGCTGTACTTGCCGAAGCTCATGTCCGACATGCGCGCCAGGATCGGGAACTGCAGGGCGTTGATCGACGCAGATTTGCCGAGGTTGTTGGCGCCGTAGACCGACAGCGGGTTCTCCAGGGGGAACAGGCCGAGGCTGTAGCCGGCGGTGTTGAGCAGGGCGAAGCGGCGGATGCCGTAACGTTCCGTGGTCATGCTTCGGCCTCCAGCAGGGCTTGTTCTTCGGCGATGGCGCGGGCCAGGGCGTCGGCCTCGGATTTGTCCGGCTCGGTTGCCGTCGCGGTGTCGATGATGACGATCTCGTCCTCGTCGGCGTCGTCCAGCAGCACCGGAGTCGGCAGCGGCAGGGCGCTGCTGTGCAGGGTGGCGGCGAGGTCGCGATCCTGCTGCACGCTCAGGCACACATCGAGGAAGCGGTGCATCGGCGGCAGGAAGCGGTACACGCCGTTGTCATCAAAAGCGAAGCCGAGCTGGCTGAGGCGGCGCATGACCTTCTCTTCCAGTTCCTCCTGGCTGGTGACTTCGGCCTGCAGGAACAGGTCGCGGTATTTCTCCAGCAGCGGCGGCAGCTCGTCGCGGCCGAGGCTGCCGCCGTCCAGCACGGCCAGCGGGTCGCGGCCCTGGTCGGCGAGATGCTCGACGAGGATGAAGGTGAACAGCGCCAGGCGCTGGGCGGTCTTGTTCACCTGCGCGCCCATCTGCTCGGGGACGAAGTAGTAGAAGCCGCGGCGGTCGCAGACCAGCTCGAAGCCGAGCGCGCGGAACAGCGCGCGGTACTGGTCCTGCAGGTTGGTCAGCTGGGCGTACAGCTCGGCGTCGCGCTGGTTGACGTGGTAGCCCTTGAACAGCTCGCGGAAGATCGGCGCCAGCTGGGTCAGTTCTTTGAGGTCGAGGTTCATGCGGTCACTCGCACAGGATCGTAGGGTGGAAAACCGCGAAGCGTTTTCCACCAGAAGGTTCGGGGTGCTGGGTGGTGGACAAGCAAAGCGTTGTCCACCCTACGGAGGGCTTATCCATGGGAACGGCCCACCAGCGCATAGGAGCTTAGGTTGACCTGATGCTCGCGGGTCAGGTAGTCGCGGCGCTCCAGGCGCTCGCGTTCGAATCGCGCATCGCGGGAGAGCCGCGAGAACCAGTAGAGCAGCTCGTCGGTGGCGCCGTCCGGCTCCTGCTCCAGCAGCCAGACCATCAGGTCCGGCAGCGGCAGGGCCTGTTCGCAGCGCTCGAGCATTTCCCGCGCGGTCTTCGGCGCGCGCGGCGCTTCGCCCTTGCGCGTGGCGCTGGCCTTGGGGAACTGTGCCGGCTTCGGTTCGAAGCGGGCGAGGGCGTAGACATAGGCTTCGACCTGCGAAGCGCTGCCGAGGAAGGTGCTCTGCGGCCGGCTGAACAGCGGCAGCGCGGCCTGCGGCACCGCGTCCAGGCCCTTGCGCCGGATCGCCGCCAAGGCCAGCGCGGCGCCGCGGGTCACGGCGTTGTGCCGGCGCGCTTCCTCGCGCAGCGGCAGCAGCAGCTCGCGGGCACGGCGCAGGGTCAGCTGGGCGGTGGTCTGCATCTCGAGGATGCGTGCGTGGGTGCGCAGCAGCAGGTCGTCGTCGACCAACTGGCCGAGGCGCTGCTGGTCGCCGAGCAGCTTCAGCAGCACCTGCTCGACGCGGCGCACGCCCTGCTCGAAGGCGCCGTCGGCGGCGACCAGCTGGATCATCGGCTCGACGTACTCGTCCCAGGTCGCCAGCACTTCGGCGTAACGCTGGCGCAGGGGAATCTGCCGGTCGCTGGTCTTGGCCCGCTCGGCGACGGCGACCAGCGCCTGTTCGTCGTTGGCCAGCTTCTTC is drawn from Pseudomonas cavernae and contains these coding sequences:
- the mksE gene encoding Mks condensin complex protein MksE, which translates into the protein MNLDLKELTQLAPIFRELFKGYHVNQRDAELYAQLTNLQDQYRALFRALGFELVCDRRGFYYFVPEQMGAQVNKTAQRLALFTFILVEHLADQGRDPLAVLDGGSLGRDELPPLLEKYRDLFLQAEVTSQEELEEKVMRRLSQLGFAFDDNGVYRFLPPMHRFLDVCLSVQQDRDLAATLHSSALPLPTPVLLDDADEDEIVIIDTATATEPDKSEADALARAIAEEQALLEAEA
- the mksB gene encoding Mks condensin complex protein MksB, which codes for MIDPKRVLRALAEHWTLLEPLCERFDQGTLSLIELRGQLAAQLPDSTPTDITTLLDQWIRLDILVPVAKSPNRFELNAQIHDFLAYLRREHRLGLCLEIEAYLRHLERLAGYIQDAFEVRDAGDLARQLRLLDMRVRDVLKKLANDEQALVAVAERAKTSDRQIPLRQRYAEVLATWDEYVEPMIQLVAADGAFEQGVRRVEQVLLKLLGDQQRLGQLVDDDLLLRTHARILEMQTTAQLTLRRARELLLPLREEARRHNAVTRGAALALAAIRRKGLDAVPQAALPLFSRPQSTFLGSASQVEAYVYALARFEPKPAQFPKASATRKGEAPRAPKTAREMLERCEQALPLPDLMVWLLEQEPDGATDELLYWFSRLSRDARFERERLERRDYLTREHQVNLSSYALVGRSHG